One window of the Archangium primigenium genome contains the following:
- a CDS encoding acetyl-CoA carboxylase biotin carboxylase subunit has translation MISSLLIANRGEIARRIIRTARRLGIRTVAVYSEADANAPHVREADEAVLIGPAPARESYLVPDKLIAAARQTGAEAIHPGYGFLSENAGFAEAVLAAGLVWVGPPPASIRAMGLKDAAKKRMADAGVPTTPGYLGEDQAPERLHREADGIGYPVLIKAVAGGGGKGMRKVDRSEDFPAALVSCRREASSSFGDDRVLLEKYVTRPRHIEVQVFADTHGQAVHLFERDCSLQRRHQKVIEEAPAPGMDAATRESVCQAAVRAARAVGYEGAGTIEFIADASEGLRADRIWFMEMNTRLQVEHPVTEAITGQDLVEWQLRIASGEPLPLTQDQLRIQGHAMEARLYAESPATGFLPSTGPLTHFVLPTDAVRVDSGVEQGGEVTSTYDPMIAKLIAHAPTRTQAAARLAAACRAVRVWPVKTNAAFLARCLEHPDFLAGTVDTGFIGARLDALVPRAEPSEAVLQAAAAARLTPPAAAPSGFRLNAPPRVEVRLESEGTRHVIPVAATPRAPALPVFISGEQTIVFERGQAYAFNPFRAEALAGEASTGGGGVLSPMPGRIVAVSVALNAAVRKGQPLVTLEAMKMEHTLLAPFDGVVVELTARAGAQVAEGVVLARLEPAAS, from the coding sequence ATGATTTCCAGCCTGCTCATCGCCAATCGCGGGGAGATCGCCCGCCGCATCATCCGCACCGCCCGCCGCCTGGGCATCCGCACCGTGGCCGTGTACTCGGAGGCGGACGCGAACGCGCCCCATGTCCGGGAAGCGGACGAGGCGGTGCTCATCGGCCCCGCGCCGGCGCGCGAGAGCTACCTCGTGCCCGACAAGCTCATCGCCGCCGCGCGCCAGACGGGCGCCGAGGCCATCCACCCGGGCTACGGCTTCCTGTCGGAGAACGCGGGCTTCGCCGAGGCGGTGCTCGCCGCGGGGCTCGTGTGGGTGGGCCCGCCGCCCGCCTCCATCCGCGCCATGGGCCTCAAGGACGCCGCCAAGAAGCGCATGGCGGACGCGGGCGTGCCCACCACCCCGGGCTACCTCGGCGAGGACCAGGCCCCCGAGCGCCTGCACCGCGAGGCCGACGGCATCGGCTACCCGGTGCTCATCAAGGCGGTGGCGGGCGGTGGCGGCAAGGGCATGCGCAAGGTGGACCGCTCCGAGGACTTCCCCGCGGCGCTCGTGTCCTGTCGGCGCGAGGCCTCGTCCTCCTTCGGGGATGACCGGGTGCTCCTGGAGAAGTACGTCACCCGGCCCCGGCACATCGAGGTGCAGGTCTTCGCGGACACGCACGGCCAGGCGGTGCACCTGTTCGAGCGCGACTGCTCGCTGCAGCGCCGCCACCAGAAGGTCATCGAGGAGGCGCCCGCACCGGGCATGGACGCCGCCACGCGCGAGTCCGTGTGCCAGGCGGCGGTGCGGGCCGCTCGGGCCGTGGGCTACGAGGGCGCGGGCACCATCGAGTTCATCGCCGACGCGAGCGAGGGCCTGCGCGCCGATCGCATCTGGTTCATGGAGATGAACACCCGGCTCCAGGTGGAGCACCCGGTGACGGAGGCCATCACCGGGCAGGATCTGGTGGAGTGGCAGCTGCGCATCGCCTCGGGCGAGCCCCTGCCGCTCACCCAGGACCAGCTGCGCATCCAGGGCCACGCGATGGAGGCGCGCCTGTACGCGGAGAGCCCCGCCACGGGCTTCCTGCCCTCGACGGGCCCCCTCACCCACTTCGTGCTGCCCACGGACGCGGTGCGGGTGGACTCGGGCGTGGAGCAGGGCGGCGAGGTGACGTCCACGTACGATCCGATGATCGCCAAGCTCATCGCCCACGCGCCCACGCGCACCCAGGCGGCGGCGCGGCTGGCGGCGGCGTGCCGGGCGGTGCGGGTGTGGCCGGTGAAGACGAACGCGGCCTTCCTCGCGCGCTGCCTGGAGCACCCGGACTTCCTCGCGGGCACGGTGGACACGGGCTTCATCGGCGCGCGGCTGGACGCGCTGGTGCCGCGCGCGGAGCCGTCCGAGGCGGTGCTCCAGGCGGCCGCGGCGGCGCGCCTGACGCCCCCGGCGGCGGCCCCCTCGGGCTTCCGGCTCAACGCCCCGCCCCGCGTGGAGGTGCGCCTGGAGTCCGAGGGCACCCGGCACGTCATCCCCGTGGCGGCCACCCCGCGAGCGCCCGCGCTCCCCGTGTTCATCTCGGGCGAGCAGACGATCGTCTTCGAGCGGGGCCAGGCCTACGCCTTCAACCCCTTCCGGGCGGAGGCCCTCGCGGGCGAGGCGAGCACGGGAGGCGGCGGCGTGCTCTCGCCCATGCCGGGCCGCATCGTCGCGGTGTCCGTGGCGCTCAACGCCGCGGTGCGCAAGGGCCAGCCCCTGGTGACGCTCGAGGCCATGAAGATGGAGCACACCCTGCTGGCGCCCTTCGACGGCGTGGTGGTGGAGCTCACCGCGCGCGCGGGCGCCCAGGTGGCCGAGGGCGTGGTGCTCGCGCGCCTGGAGCCCGCGGCGTCCTGA
- a CDS encoding FBP domain-containing protein yields MFLIETEKDLLQSFRPRDREKVEVPKGLKFPLLVRDYFAWVEPAGTRVFLVCPSPDKKRPMGLAFRRESQGSSMPSQMCDWCHTYGSSNEIGLLSTDVNSKRRVGVNLCLDLRCKEKLESAADLSGRYSRDLLPPLMERMSRFATEALRIHSVPEP; encoded by the coding sequence ATGTTCCTGATCGAGACCGAAAAAGATCTGCTGCAGTCCTTCCGCCCCCGGGACCGGGAGAAGGTGGAAGTGCCCAAGGGGCTCAAGTTCCCCCTCTTGGTGCGGGACTACTTCGCGTGGGTGGAGCCCGCGGGCACCCGGGTCTTCCTGGTGTGCCCCTCGCCGGACAAGAAGCGGCCCATGGGCCTGGCCTTCCGTCGGGAGTCCCAGGGCTCCAGCATGCCCTCGCAGATGTGCGACTGGTGCCACACCTACGGTTCGTCCAATGAGATCGGCCTGCTGTCCACGGACGTGAACTCCAAGCGCCGCGTGGGCGTCAACCTGTGCCTGGACCTGCGCTGCAAGGAGAAGCTGGAGTCGGCCGCGGACCTGTCCGGCCGATACTCCCGCGACCTGCTGCCCCCGCTCATGGAGCGGATGAGCCGCTTCGCCACCGAGGCGCTGCGCATCCACTCCGTGCCGGAGCCCTAG
- a CDS encoding sensor histidine kinase, which produces MLIFVFSFVDVLLLGRVNPWTLACRAGWALSMLGYAFFAASGSQVWERRLKDLHVLIVSGCILGIVGTTGGTASPYFVLVTALPLANCLLYRQGRRAALLGGAVGGLGTFLMSWGEQLSLLLATIHTSIVMAVTLFSLHLAHQVRLTQNMEQQARLERARRESMEALAVSEHRRAQAEKLAAIGRLASEVAHEINNPLAYVGANVDFVQESLRPPASATPAELCEVLDQTREGLLHIQRVVADLKGFARMDAPEPVRCVLADVVADALRLASLRLKHVARLRVDVSRDLPEVFGVRQRLVQVVLNLLVNAGDVLSERGGPDAEVYVRGVARGGRILLFIEDNGPGFAPEVLPHVFEAFFTTKGPDKGTGLGLSLSRELVAQFGGELSASNRPEGGARLCLEFPAPTDAASV; this is translated from the coding sequence GTGCTGATCTTCGTTTTCTCCTTCGTCGACGTCCTGCTGCTCGGCCGCGTCAATCCCTGGACGCTGGCGTGCCGCGCGGGCTGGGCCCTGAGCATGCTGGGCTACGCGTTCTTCGCGGCCTCGGGCAGCCAGGTCTGGGAGCGGCGCCTCAAGGATCTGCACGTCCTCATCGTCAGTGGATGCATCCTCGGCATCGTGGGGACCACGGGCGGGACCGCGAGCCCCTACTTCGTGCTGGTGACCGCGCTGCCCCTGGCCAACTGCCTGCTCTACCGCCAGGGCCGACGGGCCGCGCTGCTCGGCGGCGCGGTGGGGGGACTGGGCACCTTCCTCATGTCCTGGGGGGAGCAGCTCTCGCTGCTCCTGGCCACCATCCACACGTCCATCGTCATGGCCGTCACGCTCTTCTCCCTGCACCTGGCCCATCAGGTGCGGCTGACCCAGAACATGGAGCAGCAGGCGCGGCTCGAGCGCGCGCGCCGCGAGTCCATGGAGGCCCTGGCCGTCAGTGAGCACCGCCGCGCCCAGGCGGAGAAGCTGGCGGCGATTGGCCGCCTGGCCTCGGAGGTGGCCCATGAGATCAACAACCCCCTGGCCTACGTGGGCGCCAACGTCGACTTCGTGCAGGAGTCCCTGCGCCCCCCGGCCTCGGCCACGCCCGCGGAGCTCTGCGAGGTGCTCGATCAGACCCGCGAGGGGCTCTTGCACATCCAACGGGTGGTCGCGGACCTGAAGGGCTTCGCGCGCATGGATGCTCCGGAGCCCGTGCGGTGCGTCCTGGCCGACGTGGTGGCGGACGCCCTGCGGCTGGCGTCCCTGCGGCTCAAGCACGTGGCGCGGCTGCGGGTGGACGTGTCCCGGGACCTGCCCGAGGTCTTCGGCGTGCGGCAGCGGCTGGTGCAGGTGGTGCTCAACCTGCTGGTCAACGCCGGGGACGTGCTGAGCGAGCGCGGCGGACCCGACGCGGAGGTGTACGTACGGGGCGTGGCGCGGGGCGGCCGGATCCTGCTCTTCATCGAGGACAACGGCCCCGGCTTCGCCCCCGAGGTGCTGCCGCACGTGTTCGAGGCCTTCTTCACGACCAAGGGCCCGGACAAGGGCACGGGTCTGGGATTGAGCCTGTCACGCGAGCTGGTGGCGCAGTTCGGCGGCGAGCTCTCCGCCAGCAACCGCCCCGAGGGCGGCGCCCGTCTGTGTCTTGAGTTCCCCGCGCCCACGGATGCCGCGTCCGTCTGA
- a CDS encoding cysteine hydrolase: MDPKKTAVVLIEYQNDFTSEGGNFHAAVKPVMERTRMLANTVETVARARALGATIIHAPITFTPDYHELSPRPYGILKGVVDSRSFRKGTWGAEIVDVLKPQAQDIVVEGKRGLCGFASTNLDFVLRGRGITDIALGGFLTNCCVESTMRTAYEKGYQVVTLKDCTATLSEEEQRMAVEKNFPMFSHPMNHDEFLAGLRAQGG, translated from the coding sequence ATGGATCCCAAGAAGACCGCCGTCGTGCTCATCGAGTACCAGAACGACTTCACCTCCGAGGGAGGCAACTTCCACGCCGCGGTGAAGCCCGTCATGGAGCGCACGCGGATGCTCGCCAACACGGTGGAGACGGTGGCGCGCGCGCGGGCGCTGGGCGCCACCATCATCCACGCCCCCATCACCTTCACGCCCGACTACCACGAGCTGTCGCCCCGACCCTACGGCATCCTCAAGGGCGTGGTGGACAGCCGCTCCTTTCGCAAGGGCACCTGGGGCGCGGAGATCGTGGACGTGCTCAAGCCCCAGGCCCAGGACATCGTGGTGGAGGGCAAGCGGGGCCTGTGCGGCTTCGCCAGCACCAACCTGGACTTCGTGCTGCGCGGCCGGGGCATCACCGACATCGCGCTCGGCGGCTTCCTGACCAACTGCTGCGTGGAGTCCACCATGCGCACCGCCTACGAGAAGGGCTACCAGGTCGTCACCCTCAAGGACTGCACGGCCACGCTCAGCGAGGAGGAGCAGCGCATGGCGGTCGAGAAGAACTTCCCCATGTTCTCCCACCCGATGAACCACGATGAGTTCCTCGCGGGGCTGCGCGCCCAGGGCGGGTGA
- a CDS encoding sigma 54-interacting transcriptional regulator — MQPPELDPFLGTSPLIRHLKTLARRVLDSDRPLLIQGETGTGKGVLAVWLHQHGPRAQEPLVQLNCAGLSPPFLETELFGHERGAFTSAIQRKQGLLERAHRGTVFLDELGDMDPLVQPKLLKVLEDRRFRRLGEVEERSVDIRLIAATHQDLVERVRTGRFRGDLYFRISTLTLRVPALRERPEDIVPFAHALLERLALELGRPGLGMTGGAEAALRAYDWPGNLRELRNVLERAVLLSSHPTLGTSDLEFNGSAILHRGDPLAGDDTPTEELRLTLKEVERRHIVRVLEAEGGHVGRAAQRLGIPRSSLYQKLKALGLSSKV; from the coding sequence ATGCAACCCCCCGAACTCGATCCCTTCCTGGGCACCAGCCCGCTCATCCGCCACCTGAAGACCCTGGCGCGGCGTGTGCTCGACAGCGACCGCCCCCTCCTCATCCAGGGCGAGACCGGCACGGGCAAGGGCGTGCTCGCCGTCTGGCTGCACCAGCATGGCCCGCGCGCCCAGGAGCCCCTGGTGCAGCTCAACTGCGCGGGCCTCTCGCCCCCGTTCCTGGAGACGGAGCTCTTCGGCCACGAGCGGGGCGCGTTCACCAGCGCCATCCAGCGCAAGCAGGGCCTGCTCGAGCGGGCCCACCGGGGCACGGTGTTCCTCGACGAGTTGGGGGACATGGATCCCCTCGTCCAGCCCAAGCTGCTCAAGGTGCTCGAGGATCGGCGCTTCCGGCGCCTGGGCGAGGTGGAGGAGCGCTCGGTGGACATCCGCCTCATCGCCGCCACCCATCAGGATCTCGTCGAGCGGGTGCGCACCGGGCGATTCCGGGGCGACCTGTACTTCCGCATCAGCACCCTGACCCTGCGGGTGCCCGCCCTGCGCGAGCGCCCCGAGGACATCGTGCCGTTCGCCCACGCCCTGCTGGAGCGCCTGGCCCTGGAGCTGGGACGGCCGGGGCTCGGGATGACCGGGGGCGCCGAGGCGGCCCTGCGGGCTTATGACTGGCCGGGCAACCTGCGCGAGCTGCGCAACGTGCTGGAGCGCGCCGTGCTCCTGTCCTCGCACCCCACCCTGGGCACGTCCGACCTGGAGTTCAACGGCTCCGCCATCCTCCACCGCGGCGACCCCCTCGCCGGGGACGACACGCCCACCGAGGAGCTCCGCCTCACCCTGAAGGAGGTCGAGCGCCGGCACATCGTCCGCGTGCTGGAGGCCGAGGGAGGCCACGTCGGCCGGGCCGCCCAGCGACTCGGCATCCCCCGCAGCTCGCTGTATCAAAAGCTGAAGGCCCTCGGTCTTTCATCCAAAGTCTAG
- a CDS encoding chemotaxis protein CheA, whose protein sequence is MTPELQQVHAIFLVEAEEQLATLERELLALERSPGPEVLRAVFRTVHTFKGGAASVGHPEAAELAHTLEDLLTLVETRAVVLHAGLGSLLLQAVDALRERVGLSATGDSTLSLPAAEVQDLLANLVKAARPVGGAPLERAPEPPAPTEPESPAAPEQAPEHTLRVGLSRLDRMLDLTGEIAIARGRLATMLSQAHRYTPQQLLEAHHEGDRLHLDLQELVMKVRMVPIGRTLQPFARAVRDLALRLEKQVRWEVSGEDVEVDTTVAELLRDPLTHLVRNAVDHGLETPERRRARGKAPTGTLSVRAFHEAGTLVIQVADDGAGLDRERILSRARAVGLLGAEAPSDDDTLLRLILEPGFSTAAHVTELSGRGVGLDVVKRNVEALRGTLQVESTPGQGTTFHLRLPLTLSIIEGFSVAVGNETYVIPLEHVHECVELPDAERQPGRTGMIQLRGTALPYLRLREHFGLGGGPPARESLVVIGQGRGQAGLAVDALLGQGQTVIKPLGTFCQGLPGLSGSTLLGDGRVALILDVPALLQQTVKSPNPAASA, encoded by the coding sequence ATGACTCCCGAGTTGCAGCAGGTCCACGCCATCTTCCTCGTCGAGGCCGAGGAACAGCTCGCCACCCTGGAGCGGGAGCTGCTGGCGCTCGAACGCTCGCCAGGCCCCGAGGTCCTGCGCGCCGTGTTCCGCACGGTGCACACCTTCAAGGGCGGCGCGGCCTCGGTGGGGCACCCCGAGGCGGCGGAGCTGGCCCATACCCTGGAGGATCTGCTCACCCTGGTGGAGACCCGGGCCGTGGTGCTGCACGCGGGGCTGGGCTCGCTGCTGCTGCAGGCGGTGGACGCGCTGCGCGAGCGCGTGGGGTTGAGCGCCACGGGCGACTCCACCCTGAGCCTGCCCGCGGCGGAGGTGCAGGATCTGCTGGCCAACCTGGTGAAGGCGGCCCGCCCCGTCGGCGGCGCCCCGCTGGAACGGGCGCCGGAGCCCCCCGCCCCTACCGAGCCCGAGTCCCCGGCGGCCCCGGAGCAGGCCCCGGAGCACACCCTGCGGGTGGGGCTGAGCCGGTTGGATCGGATGTTGGACCTGACCGGGGAGATCGCCATCGCGCGCGGGCGCCTGGCGACGATGTTGTCCCAGGCGCACCGCTACACCCCCCAGCAGCTGCTGGAGGCACATCACGAGGGGGACCGGCTGCACCTGGATCTCCAGGAGCTGGTGATGAAGGTGCGGATGGTGCCCATCGGGCGCACGCTGCAACCCTTCGCCCGCGCGGTGCGCGACCTGGCCCTGCGCCTGGAGAAGCAGGTGCGCTGGGAGGTGAGCGGCGAGGACGTGGAGGTGGACACCACCGTCGCCGAGCTGCTGCGCGATCCCCTCACCCACCTGGTGCGCAACGCCGTGGACCATGGCCTGGAGACGCCCGAGCGCCGTCGGGCCCGGGGCAAGGCGCCCACGGGCACCCTGTCCGTCCGGGCCTTCCATGAAGCGGGCACGCTCGTCATCCAGGTGGCGGATGACGGGGCGGGCCTGGACCGGGAGCGCATCCTCTCGCGCGCGCGCGCCGTGGGCCTGCTGGGCGCGGAGGCGCCGTCCGACGACGACACGCTCCTGCGGCTCATCCTCGAGCCGGGCTTCTCCACCGCCGCGCACGTCACCGAGCTGTCCGGCCGGGGCGTGGGCCTGGACGTGGTGAAGCGCAACGTGGAGGCCCTGCGCGGCACCCTCCAGGTGGAGAGCACCCCGGGCCAGGGCACCACCTTCCATCTCCGCCTGCCGCTCACCCTCTCCATCATCGAGGGCTTCAGCGTGGCGGTGGGCAACGAGACCTACGTCATCCCCCTGGAGCACGTGCACGAGTGCGTGGAGCTGCCCGACGCGGAACGCCAGCCGGGCCGCACCGGGATGATCCAGCTGCGCGGCACGGCGCTGCCCTACCTGCGCCTGCGCGAGCACTTCGGGCTGGGCGGCGGTCCCCCCGCCCGCGAGAGCCTCGTCGTCATCGGCCAGGGCCGCGGTCAGGCGGGCCTCGCCGTGGACGCCCTGCTCGGCCAGGGCCAGACGGTCATCAAACCCCTGGGCACCTTCTGCCAGGGACTGCCGGGCCTCTCCGGCTCCACCCTCCTGGGGGATGGCCGCGTGGCGCTCATCCTCGACGTCCCCGCGCTCCTCCAGCAGACCGTGAAGTCCCCGAACCCCGCCGCCTCGGCGTGA
- a CDS encoding methyl-accepting chemotaxis protein: MTWFANLKISSKLLLAFLGLSALNVLLGLFASRQLSLMNDASDVVTEYRMPSIALVSAANTDTSDFLTFEQQHLLSTDALRMADYERSMRREQDSLERNIQNYEALILSEQERRDLAEFQKLWRLYLEEHERLMVLSRANQKDEARTLQHGVAQLTFQAASDKLEELVTTIRQSSRQASDDLDRVYDSARVWIASVVGVSLLAGTLLSLIISRLIARPLSEAVHVADRIAEGDLTVRLPHMTQDETGRLLLAMQRMVDRLGQVISEVREGAGTLASAAAQVSSSSQSLSQGTSEQASSVEETTASLEQMTATITQNRDHSRQMERMAVQGARDADESGRAVKETVEAMGSIAEKISIIEEIAYQTNLLALNAAIEAARAGVHGKGFAVVATEVRKLAERSQTAAREISSLASHSVKVASRSGLLLSELVPSIRKTADLVQEVVAASAEQASGVTQMTKAMLHVDQVTQRNASASEELASTAEELSAQAEALQHLVAFFHVTGASPRDTRRLASRFSEGAPLASGLRSVARGLEPASPSRAATALGDEDRDFKRFQV; encoded by the coding sequence ATGACCTGGTTCGCCAACCTGAAGATCTCCTCCAAGCTGCTCCTCGCCTTCCTCGGTCTGAGCGCGCTCAACGTCCTTTTGGGCCTGTTCGCCAGCCGGCAGCTGAGCTTGATGAACGACGCGAGCGACGTGGTGACCGAATACCGGATGCCCAGCATCGCCCTCGTGTCGGCGGCCAACACCGACACCTCGGACTTCCTCACCTTCGAGCAGCAGCACCTGCTGTCCACGGACGCGTTGCGCATGGCCGATTACGAGCGGAGCATGCGCCGGGAGCAGGACTCGCTCGAGCGCAACATCCAGAACTACGAGGCGCTGATCCTCTCCGAGCAGGAGCGGCGCGACCTCGCGGAGTTCCAGAAGCTCTGGCGGCTCTACCTCGAGGAGCACGAGCGGCTGATGGTGCTCTCGCGCGCCAACCAGAAGGACGAGGCGCGCACGCTCCAGCATGGCGTGGCGCAGCTGACCTTCCAGGCCGCCAGCGACAAGCTGGAGGAGCTGGTGACCACCATCCGGCAGTCCTCGCGCCAGGCCTCGGATGACCTGGACCGCGTCTACGACAGCGCGCGCGTGTGGATCGCCTCCGTCGTGGGCGTCAGCCTGCTGGCGGGCACGCTGCTCAGCCTGATCATCTCCCGGCTCATCGCCCGTCCGCTCTCCGAGGCGGTGCACGTGGCCGACCGCATCGCCGAGGGCGACCTCACGGTGCGCCTGCCGCACATGACGCAAGACGAGACGGGCCGCCTGCTGCTGGCCATGCAGCGCATGGTGGACAGGTTGGGGCAGGTCATCAGCGAGGTGCGCGAGGGCGCCGGCACGCTCGCCTCCGCCGCGGCCCAGGTGTCCTCCTCCTCGCAGAGCCTGTCCCAGGGCACCAGCGAGCAGGCCAGCAGCGTGGAGGAGACCACGGCCAGCCTCGAGCAGATGACGGCCACCATCACCCAGAACCGCGATCACAGCCGGCAGATGGAGCGCATGGCGGTGCAGGGCGCGCGGGACGCGGACGAGAGCGGCCGGGCCGTGAAGGAGACGGTGGAGGCCATGGGCTCCATCGCGGAGAAGATCTCCATCATCGAGGAGATCGCCTACCAGACCAACCTGCTGGCGCTCAACGCCGCCATCGAGGCGGCGCGCGCGGGCGTGCACGGCAAGGGCTTCGCGGTGGTGGCCACCGAGGTGCGCAAGCTGGCCGAGCGCAGCCAGACGGCGGCGCGGGAGATCTCCAGTCTGGCCTCGCACAGCGTGAAGGTGGCCTCGCGCTCGGGGCTGCTGCTCTCGGAGCTCGTGCCCTCCATCCGCAAGACGGCCGACCTGGTCCAGGAAGTGGTGGCCGCCTCCGCCGAGCAGGCCAGCGGCGTCACCCAGATGACCAAGGCGATGTTGCACGTGGACCAGGTGACCCAGCGCAACGCCTCGGCCTCCGAGGAGCTCGCCTCCACCGCCGAGGAACTGTCCGCCCAGGCCGAGGCCCTGCAGCACCTGGTGGCCTTCTTCCACGTCACGGGCGCGTCCCCGCGCGACACGCGGCGCCTGGCGTCCCGGTTCTCCGAGGGCGCGCCCCTCGCCTCGGGCCTCCGGTCCGTCGCGCGGGGCCTGGAGCCCGCCTCGCCCTCCCGGGCCGCCACGGCCCTGGGGGACGAGGATCGCGACTTCAAGCGCTTCCAGGTGTGA
- a CDS encoding chemotaxis protein CheW: MSDPIEEPSAAATQYLSFQLAAQEYALGILRVKEIIEYDTVTPVPGAPPWVRGVFNLRGSVVPVVDLTVKLHLPPATLTRRSCIVVVEAHRAGETIVLGLLADAIGQVLDLGPEDVLRPPSFGTPVHADYLLGLGRLATDARFVLLLDIDRVLNAQEIALALAAPPASGERG; this comes from the coding sequence ATGAGCGATCCCATCGAGGAGCCGTCCGCCGCCGCCACGCAGTACCTCAGCTTCCAGCTCGCCGCGCAGGAGTACGCGCTCGGCATCCTGCGGGTGAAGGAGATCATCGAGTACGACACCGTCACGCCCGTGCCGGGCGCGCCCCCGTGGGTGCGCGGGGTGTTCAACCTGCGCGGCAGCGTGGTGCCCGTGGTGGACTTGACGGTGAAGCTGCACCTGCCGCCCGCCACCCTCACGCGCCGCAGTTGCATCGTGGTGGTGGAGGCGCACCGCGCGGGCGAGACGATCGTCCTGGGGCTGCTCGCGGACGCGATCGGCCAGGTGCTCGACCTGGGCCCCGAGGACGTGCTGCGGCCCCCGTCCTTCGGCACGCCGGTGCACGCGGACTACCTGTTGGGCCTGGGCCGGCTGGCCACGGACGCGCGCTTCGTGCTGCTGCTGGACATCGACCGGGTGCTCAACGCCCAGGAGATCGCCCTGGCCCTGGCGGCCCCGCCTGCGTCCGGAGAGCGCGGATGA
- a CDS encoding CheR family methyltransferase, with translation MRPRPRELSGPGALLESPPLSDREFSGFQRLLYREAGIWLSPAKKALVVGRLSRRLRELKSPSFGAYLRQVEADGAERVRLLDALCTHETHFFREPRHFDFLARELLPRWRAQGDTGRGEARRVRVWSAGCSTGEEPFSLAMVLRHHLPVSEGWEIDILATDLSTRILEQARQARFPVDKAQEIPTPYLRAYMLRGVGAQEAWMKAGAELRELVRFQRVNLNDGLGVVGRFDLVFCRNVLIYFDQASRARAVERLLGHLSPSGLLFLGHSESLVGLGARLRPVIPTVYGPRP, from the coding sequence ATGAGGCCGCGGCCGCGGGAGCTCTCCGGTCCGGGCGCGCTCCTCGAGTCCCCGCCCTTGTCGGATCGAGAGTTCTCCGGGTTCCAGCGGCTGCTCTACCGCGAGGCGGGCATCTGGCTGTCGCCGGCCAAGAAGGCGCTCGTCGTGGGTCGGCTGTCGCGCCGGCTGCGCGAGCTGAAGAGCCCCTCGTTCGGCGCCTACCTGCGGCAGGTGGAGGCGGATGGCGCCGAGCGGGTGCGGCTGCTCGACGCGCTGTGCACGCACGAGACCCACTTCTTCCGCGAGCCCCGGCACTTCGACTTCCTGGCGCGCGAGCTGCTGCCGCGCTGGCGCGCCCAGGGCGACACGGGTCGGGGGGAAGCGCGGCGGGTGCGGGTCTGGAGCGCGGGGTGCTCCACGGGAGAGGAGCCCTTCTCGCTGGCCATGGTGCTGCGCCATCACCTGCCCGTGTCCGAGGGCTGGGAGATCGACATCCTGGCGACGGACCTCTCCACCCGCATCCTCGAGCAGGCGCGCCAGGCCCGCTTCCCCGTGGACAAGGCCCAGGAGATTCCCACGCCCTACCTGCGCGCCTACATGCTGCGGGGAGTGGGCGCCCAGGAGGCGTGGATGAAGGCGGGCGCCGAGTTGCGCGAACTGGTGCGCTTCCAACGGGTGAACCTGAACGACGGCCTCGGCGTGGTGGGGCGGTTCGACCTCGTCTTCTGCCGCAACGTCCTCATCTACTTCGATCAGGCGTCCCGGGCCCGGGCCGTGGAGCGGCTGCTCGGGCACCTGTCGCCCTCGGGGCTGCTCTTCCTCGGCCACTCCGAGAGCCTCGTGGGCCTGGGCGCGCGCCTGCGCCCGGTGATTCCCACCGTCTACGGCCCACGCCCGTAA